The following are encoded in a window of Sminthopsis crassicaudata isolate SCR6 chromosome 5, ASM4859323v1, whole genome shotgun sequence genomic DNA:
- the OR6B1 gene encoding olfactory receptor 6B1 yields MDVENQSMVTEFILVGFPGSRTMRGLVFLMFLLAYMLTVSENVIIILLVQKNKSLHKPMYFFLANLSFLETWYISVTVPKLLFSFWSLSNRISFSHCMTQLYFFIALMCTECVLLAAMAYDRYVAICRPLHYPTIMSHGLCFRLALGSWSIGFGISLAKIYFISRLSFCGPNVINHFFCDISPVLNLSCTDMSMAELVDFVLALIIFLFPLSITVLSYGCILITVLKMPTGKQKAFSTCASHLVVVTVFYSATIFMYARPRAIHAFNMNKVISIFYAIVTPALNPFIYCLRNREVKEALKKLACVRDS; encoded by the coding sequence ATGGATGTGGAGAACCAATCAATGGTGACTGAATTCATTCTGGTTGGATTCCCAGGGAGCAGGACCATGCGTGGACTGGTGTTCCTGATGTTCCTTTTGGCTTACATGCTGACGGTGTCAGAGAATGTGATCATCATCCTTTTGGTGCAAAAGAATAAATCACTCCACAAACCAATGTACTTCTTCCTGGCTAACCTTTCATTCCTAGAGACTTGGTACATCTCAGTCACTGTTCCTAAATTGCTATTTAGTTTCTGGTCTCTGAGCAACAGAATCTCTTTCTCCCATTGCATGACTCAACTTTACTTTTTCATTGCACTCATGTGTACTGAGTGTGTGCTCCTGGCTGCCATGGCATATGACCGCTATGTGGCCATTTGCCGCCCTCTCCATTACCCCACTATCATGAGCCATGGCCTCTGTTTCCGTCTGGCTTTAGGATCTTGGTCCATTGGATTTGGCATCTCCTTGGCCAAGATCTACTTCATCTCTCGTCTTAGTTTCTGTGGTCCCAATGTCATCAATCATTTCTTTTGTGATATCTCTCCAGTGCTCAATCTGTCCTGCACAGACATGTCCATGGCTGAGCTGGTAGACTTTGTTCTAGCAttaatcatctttctttttccattatctATTACAGTATTGTCATATGGATGCATTCTGATTACAGTCCTAAAGATGCCCACAGGAAAGCAAAAGGCTTTCTCCACTTGTGCCTCACATCTTGTGGTGGTCACTGTTTTCTATTCAGCCACTATCTTCATGTATGCAAGACCTCGTGCTATCCATGCCTTCAACATGAACAAAGTCATTTCTATCTTCTATGCCATTGTGACCCCAGCCCTTAACCCTTTCATTTATTGCCTAAGGAATCGAGAAGTCAAAGAGGCTCTGAAAAAGCTGGCCTGCGTCCGGGATAGCTGA